Within the Pseudoxanthomonas sp. Root65 genome, the region GCTGACCGGCATGTCGATGGGCGGCTACGGCACCTGGGAACTGGCGCTGCAGCAGCCCACGCGCTTCGCCGCGCTGGTGCCGATCTGTGGCGGCATCACCGTGGACTGGGGACGCGACCGCCCCAGCATGAACGTGCACAGCGTGGCGGGCGCTGCGGACCCCTTCGCCGCCGCCGCGCAGCGGCTGAAGGATGTGCCGGTGTGGATCTTCCATGGCGGCAAGGACGACGTGGTGCCGCCGTCGCAGTCGCGCCGCATGGATGCCGCGCTGAAGGCCGCTGGCGCGCGCGACGCGCGCTACACCGAATTCCCCGACGCCAACCACAACAGTTGGGACGCGACCTACGCCCACGCGCCGATGTGGGACTGGCTGTTCGCGCAGCGTCGCGGGCGCTGAGCGTGGCCGACCTGATCCCCGACTACTTCACCGCCGGCTGGCGCGACCAGCCGCTGGCCTGCCCCTGCGGCTGGCAGGGCGACAGCCGTGCCATGGCAATGGAACTGCATGACGCCGTCACCGACTACGCCTGCCCCCAGTGCGGCAACCTGTTGCTGATCGTCTCGCACCCGACGCTGGAGCAGGTCCGCGCGGCCGCCGCTGCCGGCAACGCGGAAGCCGCGAGCCAACTGGCCATCATCGAGGAAGCCCAGGCCCGTTTCCCCCGGCACGGCGACTGAGCCAGCGCCGGCACGCCTTGGGTCACGCTTCGGCCGCCTCGCCGCCGCCGGCGGACACGCCAGCCTCAACCCGTGCCCGTCGCGGCCGATAACCCGGCATCCCCTGGTGGCCGACGGGCATCCGCCCATGGCCGTGCGAGCGATTTGAATGGCTGACGCGGCCGACGACAACTCCGGTATCTCTGGCGGCTTCCGCCGGTTGTGGTCGCGTCGCCGCGAGGCCGCTGCACCGGCCTCGCGCGAACTCGCCACGACAAAGACCACCGCCAGGGCCCCGGCGATCAGCGCCGCCCAACTGCAGGCGCTGTTCGCGCACGCGGAGGAACCGGCCGCCCTGCTGTCCGCCTTTGCCGACGGCGTCGCCGGTCTGCCGGGCGAACTGCATGGCATGGGCGAGCGATTGCAGTCCGCACATGCCGACAACGATTGGCCGCGCTATGGCCGCGCGCTGCGCCAGCTCGTCGACAAGTACATCCGCACGATCCAGGATGAGCCGCTGTCGGGCGAAGCGGAGCAGATGCGCGACCTGCTGCACCACCTGCTGGTCGGCGGCATGGAACACCTGCTGCGCGACGACACCACGCTGCTGCCGCAGGCGCACGCCCTGGCCGACCGCGTGCGCCAGTGGCAACCCGCGCAGCCGCTGGCCGAACTCGGCAGCGAGTTGAAGGAACTCTGCCAGCAGGTCGGCCTGCGCACGCACGAAGTGAACGATGCGCAGGAACTGATGCGCAGCCTGTTCGACCTGCTGTTGGAAAACGTCGGCGAACTGATCGAGGACGGCAGCTGGCTGCAGGACCAGATCGGCGCGGTACGCCAGTTGCTCGCCGGACCGCTCGACCGCACCGCGCTGGAACAGACGCGTGCCGGTCTGCGCGAGGTGATCTACAAGCAGGGCCTGCTGAAACAGGGCCTGGCCGAGTCGAAGGCGTCGATGAAGGAGATGATGGTGACCTTCGTCGAGCGGCTGGACGGCATGGCCAGCAGCACCGGCGAATACCACGACCGCATCAGCTTCCACGCCCAGGCCGTGCGCGAGAGCCGCAGCATCGCCGAGCTGGGCAAGCGGATGGAAGACATCCTGGAGGACACCGCAACGGTGCAGGCGCAGGCCGCGCGTGCGCGGGACAGCCTGCTGGAAGCGCGACGCGAGGTGGAGGAAGCCGAGCGCCGCGTGATGAACCTGGAACAGGAACTGCAGTCCGTCTCCGAACTGGTGCGCGTGGACCAGCTGACCGAAGCGCTCAACCGGCGCGGCTTCGACGAGCTGTTCAAGCGCGAATCGGTGCGTGCGCTGCGCAGCGGCCAGACGTTGACCCTGGCCTTGCTGGACCTCGACGATTTCCGCCACATCAATGCCGCGCACGGCCATCTCGGCGGCGACGCCGCGCTGTGCCATGTCGTGGCGCTGGCACGCAACACCCTGCGCGCCACCGATGCGGTCGCCCGCTTCGGCGGCGAGGAATTCGTGCTGCTGTTGCCGGAGACCAGCTTCCTGGAAGCGATGGGCACGCTGGAACGCCTGCGCGACCGCCTCGCGCACAAACCACTGGTCTACGAAGGCCGCGGCATCCTGGTGACCTTCAGCGCCGGCGTGGCGCGCTGGCAACCCGGCGAATCGCAGGACGAACTGCTCGCACGCGCCGACCGTGCCATGTACCAGGCCAAGCAGGCCGGCAAGAACCGCGTGGTCGCCGCACCGGAGTGACCCCGCCGCTGGGAGGCGACGCGATGTCGATCCCACGCGTCATGCCCTGTCTGAACCCGTAACGCCGGCGGTACCTGCATGCGCGTAGCACGTGCGATCGACGCGATGCAGACTACTTTCTCTCCGCGATATCTCAGACCGTCATTCCGGCGTAAGCCGGAACCCAGTGACTTCATCCATGGCAACACGGCACTGCGGCCTCGCTTGATGGGAGAGCGAAAGACACTGGGTCCCGGCCTTCGCCGGGATGACGGTCTGCAAGCTACTCGCAGAATCGCGAGCACGTCACGCATGAGGCCAAGCAGTCCGTCGGGAACCGGATAGTCGCTGAGAATCGAACATCGCGCATGCTGTTGACGCGGCATCCATGTCTATTGACCCGCGATGTCTCAAACCGTCATCCCGGCGCAGGCCGGGACCCAGTGTCTTTGGTGCTGGTGGATGACGTCGCTGGTTCCGGCTTGATCAGCCTTTCGTCTGTTGAGCGCTGCCGCGATGGGGGCATTCGGATCCCCGCGCACATCAAGCAGACATCGTATGCACGACGCAGCGTCGCTACCTTACCCCAGCAGCATCTCCAGCACCGCCATGCGGATGGCGACGCCGTTGCTGACCTGGCGCAGCACCAGCGACTGCGGGCCGTCGGCCACCTCGTCGGTGATCTCGACGCCGCGGTTGATCGGCCCCGGGTGCAGCACTACCGCGTCCCTCGCGGCGTGCGCCAGTCGCAGCGTGGTCAGGCCGTAGTCGCGGTGGTAGTCCTCCAGCGACGACACCAGCCCCTCTTCCATCCGTTCGCGCTGCAGGCGCAGCATCATCACCACGTCCACGCCCTGGAGCATGGCGTCGAAGTCCTGCCCCTGCACGCATCCTGCCAGCGTGCCGTCGTCCGGCAGCAGCGACTGCGGGCCGCACACGCGGATCTCGCCCGCGCCCAGCGTGCGCAGCGCGTGCAGGTCCGAGCGTGCCACGCGCGAATGCTTCACGTCGCCGACCATCAGCACTTTCAGGCGCGAGAAGTCCGCGCCCTTGGCCTGGCGGATCGTCAGCACGTCCAGCAGGCCCTGGGTGGGATGCGCGCTGCGGCCGTCGCCGGCATTGACCAGCGCCGTGCCCTCGCCGGCCTCGGCCGCCAGCGCGGCGACCGCGCCATCGTCGGCGTGGCGGACGATGAAGCCGCGCACGCCCATCGCTTCCAGATTGCGTAGCGTGTCGCGCGCGGTCTCGCCCTTGCGGGTGGACGAGGTGGAGGCATCGAAGTTCAGCACGTCCGCGCCGAGGCGCTGCGCGGCGATGTGGAACGAGCTGCGCGTGCGCGTGGACGGCTCGAAGAACAGCGTGCAGACGGTGGTGCCGTCGAGCACCTGCCGGCGCGGGGTGCGGCCGAGCGCGGCATCGCGGATCTGGCCAGCCCGGTCGATCAGCCGGCAGAGGGTCTCGCGCGGCAGGCCGTCGAGGGTGAGCAGGTGGCGCAGGCGTCCGTCGGAATCGAGTTGTGGGGTCATGGGGTGCGGTCGGGAAGGGTCAGGTCAGCAGGGTCGCGTCGTGCGGCGCGGCCAGCCAGCGTTCGATGATGACGGCGGCGGCGACGGCGTCGAGCGTGGCGGCATCGCGCCGGCGCTTGCGACCTTCGGCGCGGTCCAGCGCGAAGCGTTGCGACGCCTCGACGGAGCTGGTGCGTTCGTCCACCAGCACCACCGGCAACTGGTAGCGCGTGCGCAGCTCGCGGGCGAAGGCATGGGCGCGCTTGCGGATCGGCTGGTCGCCGCCGTCCAGCGTCATCGGGTCGCCGACCACCAGGCCATCGGGCTTCCACTCCGCATGCAGCTTGTCGATCGCCTGCCAGTCGGGGCCATGGCCATGGACGTCGATGACCGCCAGCGCGCGTGCGCCGGTGCCGAACGCGCTGCCGACCGCCACGCCGATGCGGCGGGCGCCCACGTCGAATCCCAGTACGGTGCCGTCCAGCTTCATGCCCAGTGCCTCCGTTCGATGCGGTCTGCGCCATCCTGCAGCGGCGTGCGGCAACGCGACGTCGGCGGATGCGGGTTCATGCGTGGCCGCTGTAGTCCGTCAGGCGCGTCATGTCCACGCCGATCCGTTGGCCCGCGGTCTGCCAGCGCTGTTCCAGCGGCACGGCAAACAGCAGGTCGGCATCGGCGGGCACGGTCAGCCAGCTGTTCTCGCCCAGTTCGTATTCGAGTTGGCCCGCACCCCAGCCCGCACAGCCCAGCGCCACCACGGCGTGCGCCGGGCCCTCGCCTTCGGCCATCGCTTCGAGGATGTCGCGCGAGGTGGTCAGGTACAGGCCGCTGGCGACTTCCAGCGTGGATTCCCACGCGCGCGCACTGTCGTGCAGCACGAAGCCGCGCTCGGGGTGCACCGGGCCACCGGCCAATACGATCTGTTCGTCCAAGCGCGGATCGTGCGAGGCCAGGTTCATCTGCCGCAGCACCTCGCCCAGCGTGTACTCGGACGGACGATTGACGACCACACCCATGGCGCCTTCGTCGTCGTGCTGGCAGATCAGGGTGACAGCGCGCGCGAAATTGGGATCGGACAGCGCCGGCAAGGCGATCAGCAGCTGGTTGGCCAGGGGCGTGGCGGCATCTTGCATGGCCGACATTCTAGCCCGCCCCCGCGCGCCTCGCGCCTTCACGGACGGATCCTGTCCGCAACTGGCCCTAGAATCGCCATTCCTCTTCAGGCGCACGCCCATGTCCGGCTACTGCGACATCGCCCCCGGCCATCCCCTGCACGGCCCCTACCACGACCGCGAGTACGGGTTCCCGCAACGGGACGAGTCCGTGCTGTTCGAGCGCCTGCTGCTGGAGATCAACCAGGCCGGCCTGAGCTGGGAGACGATGCTGAGGAAGCGCAAGGGCTTCCGCGCCGCCTACAGCGGCTTCGATGTCGACACGGTGGCCCGTTACGGCGAGCAGGACCGCGCCCGCCTGCTGGCCGACCCCGGCATCATCCGCAACCGCCTGAAGGTCGAGGCCGCCATCCACAACGCCCAGGTCATCCAGCAGCTCCGCGGTACGCACGGCAGCTTTGCCGCCTGGCTGGACGCCCACCACCCCTTGCCGAAGCCGGAGTGGATCAAGCTGTTCAAGAAGACCTTCCGTTTCACCGGCGGCGAGATCACCAACGAGTTCCTGATGAGCCTGGGCTACCTGCCCGGCGCCCACCGCGAGGACTGCCCCGCCTTCAAGCGCGCCGCCAAGCAGCGGCCGCCATGGATGAATGCCGCGGGACGTTGATCCCGACAGCAAAGCTCAGAAGCAGGTTTCCTGCTTTGCTTCCTGCGGCAACGGGCTGGCCCAGGGTGCCTCGGACTCCCGCCTCCGGGAAGTAATCCGCACCCCGTTTCCCTCCAGGAATGGCGTCACCAGTCCAGCATGGACACGACATCCTCTCAATCACCGCTCACGGCTTCTTGAAGAAGTAGTAGAGACCCGCGCCAAGCAACACCACGCCGAACGCCAGCCCGGCAGTCTGACCCGCCTGATAGGCGCCCTCGGCCGGTGAATCGGACAGCAGTCGCGACACCACGATGCCGCCGCCCCAGAGCATCCCGATCACGCCGGAGATCTTGTTTCTCATGCGTCATTCCATCCTTTGCAAAGATTCTGGTGATTCCCGATCAAGTCGGATCAGTCCCGTGTCTGGAAGTGGTACGCCACCACGTCCGGACTGGGGCGCGCATGGGCCTCACCATCCACTTCAACGACGGGCAGGGCGTAACCGCGATGGTCTGCCAGTCCTGATCCATCAAAGCGCTCATGGAAGGCCTGGCTCGCGCCCGGACGGTCGATATCGACGTAGGTGACCGGAATGTTGCGACCCTGCAGGGACGCGAGCATCTGCCGGGTGTAGCCGCAGCCGTCGCGACCGTAAACCACCACGGTATTGCGTGACGAGGCGACGATGGCAGTCTCCGTCATCGAGGACTGCAACTTAGCCTTGATGTGCTTGTATGCGTGGTGACCGGCGCCCAGCACCACCAGGATCGAGACCAGGACAAGAAACGTACGCGACATGCTTCCTCCATGAAGTGTTGTTGCAGCGCTCGAATCAAAGCAATGACGCTGTGCCCCTGACAGCGCGCCCGCTTGGACGAACGATGCTCCGAATCCTTGCAGACCCTTTGCGTTCTAAGCCGCCAAGGTCCTACCACGCAATCGTCCACGTCACGCGTACACGATTCGCCGATGGATACTAACGCGCACAAAAAGTGAGGTGGTGTCCATACAGACAAATGCTGTCGCGCGGACAGGCGAGCCAACCTCGCCGGCACTTCGCGCGTCCACTTCCGGCCGTCGTCCACCACCGCGCATCATCGCCCGCGCGAATCGCTCCACCGTCTTCATCGCCCACGAAAAAGGGGCGGTCGCCCGCCCCTTTCCGGTGTGCCGCTTTGCGTATGGGATCAGCGGACTTCCGCGATCTCCACGCCGTCCAGTCCCTGCGCCAGCGTGCGGGCGTCGCCGCCCTGGGCAAGCTTGATGCGCAGGCGCACTTCGTTCTGCGAGTCGGCGAAGCGCAGCGCGTCCTCGTAGCTGATCTCGCCGGCCTGGTACAGCTCGAACAGGGCCTGGTCGAAGGTCTTCATGCCGAGGTTGGTGGACTCCTTCATCACTTCCTTCAGTTTGTGCACCTCGCCGTCGCGGATGTAGTCCTGCACCAGCGGCGTGCCCAGCAGGATCTCCATCGCCACGCGGCGCGCCTTGCCGTCCGGCGTGGGGATCAGCTGCTGCGCCACCACGCCCTTGAGGTTCAGCGACAGATCCATCAACAGCTGCTGGCGGCGGTCCTCGGGGAAGAAGTTGATGATGCGGTCCATCGCCTGGTTGGCGTTGTTGGCGTGCAGCGTGCACAGCACCAAGTGGCCGGTTTCAGCAAAGGCGATGGCGTGGTCCATGCCCTCGCGGGTGCGCACCTCGCCGATCATGATCACGTCCGGCGCCTGGCGCAGGGTGTTCTTCAACGCGGCTTCCCAGCTGTCGGTGTCGATGCCGACCTCGCGCTGGGTGATGATGCAGCCCTCGTGCTTGTGCACGAACTCGATCGGGTCCTCGATGGTGATGATGTGGCCGGTCGAGTTCTGGTTGCGGTAGCCGATCATCGCCGCCAGCGAGGTGGACTTACCCGTGCCGGTCGCGCCGACGAACAGGATGATGCCGCGCTTGGTCATCGCCAGCGTCTTGATCACCGGCGGCAGGTTCAGCTCTTCGATGGTCGGGATGCGCGTCTCGATCCGGCGCAGCACCATGCCCACCTGGTTGCGCTGGTAGAAGCAGCTGACACGGAAGCGGCCCACGCCGGCCACGCCGATGGCGAAGTTGCACTCGTGGGTCTTCTCGAACTCCTCGCGCTGCGCCGGCGTCATCACGTTCAGCACCAGGTCGCGCGACTGCTGCGAGGTGAGCGGCGTCTGCGTGATCGGCGAGATCTTGCCGTGCACCTTGATGGACGGCGGCATGCCGGACGTGATGAACAGGTCCGACGCCTTCTGGTGCGCCATCAGCTTGAGGAAGGAGGTGAAATCGATGGTGCTCATGGGTGGCTCCTGTGGAGCCGGGAATAGGGAATGGGGAATGGAGAATCGTGCCGCTGATCCGTTCCAGCCCTTCCGTGTCCCAGCTTTGAACTATTCCCGATTCTCTATTCCCAGTTCCCACGTCGCTTCGATCACTCGAAGAGACGTTTCTCCTTGGCGTATTCCTTGGCCTGCTGGCGCGTGATCAGGCTGCGCTTCACCAGGTCCTGCAGGTGCTGGTCGAGGGTCATCATTCCGTAGTTCTGGCCGGTCTGGATGGCCGAGTACATCTGCGCCACCTTGTCCTCGCGGATCAGGTTGCGGATGGCGGGGGTGCCCACCATGATTTCCCAGGCGGCGGTACGGCCGCCGCCGATCTTCTTCAGCAGCGCCTGCGAAATGACCGCGCGCAGCGACTCGGACAGCATCGAACGGACCATCGGCTTCTCGCCGGCGGGGAACACGTCGATGATGCGGTCGATGGTCTTGGCCGCCGAGCTGGTGTGCAGGGTGGCGAACACCAGGTGGCCGGTTTCCGCGGCGGTCAGCGCCAGGCGGATGGTCTCCAGGTCGCGCAACTCGCCGACCAGGATGTAGTCGGGGTCTTCGCGCAGCGCGGAACGCAGCGCTTCGTTGAAGCCGTGCGTATCGCGGTGCACTTCGCGCTGGTTGATCAGGCACTTCTGCGAGGTGTGCACGAATTCGATCGGATCCTCGACGCTGAGGATGTGGCCGTATTCGTTCTTGTTGATGTGGTCGATCATCGCTGCCAGCGTGGTCGACTTGCCCGAGCCGGTCGGACCGGTCACCAGGATCAGGCCCTGCGGCTGCTGGATCAGCTCGCGGAACAGCGGCGGGCAGCCCAGGTCCTCCAGCGTCAGCACATCCGACGGAATGGTGCGGAACACCGCACCCGCGCCCCGGTTCTGGTTGAACGCGTTGACGCGGAAGCGCGCCAGCGACGGGATCTCGAACGAGAAGTCGACCTCGAGGAATTCCTCGAAGTCGCGGCGCTGCTTGTCCGACATGATGTCGTAGACCAGCGAGTGCACCTGCTTGTGGTCGAGCGCCGGGATGTTGATGCGACGCACGTCGCCGTCCACGCGGATCATCGGCGGCAGGCCGGCTGACAGGTGGAGGTCGGACGCTTTGTTCTTTACCGAGAACGCCAACAGTTCGGCGATATCCATGACGCTGCTTCCCCAAGTTGCTGCGAACTGGAACCTTGATTCCCCGGAGGGCAGTATAGCGCCCTCATCGTTTCCGCCAATGGCTGGACCCACATGCTCGCCGACACCCTCAGCGAGACCCTGCAACGCCTTGAAAACGCAGCGAATGCCGCACATCGGCCAGCCCCCGCGCTGTTGGCCGTGTCCAAGCGGCAGACCGCTTCGGCCGTGGCCGAACTGGCGCGTGCCGGGCAGCGTGCGTTCGGCGAGAACTACGTGCAGGAGGCGCAGGACAAGATCGGCGAACTGGCCGGCATGGGACTGGAATGGCATCTCATCGGCCACCTGCAGTCCAACAAGGCCGACATCGCCGCGCGCCTCTTCGACTGGGTGCAAACGGTCGACCGTCACAAATTGATCGGCGCGCTGTCACGGTATCGCCCTGCCGACCGCGCACCCTTGAACGTGCTGATCCAGGTGAACATCGACGACGAAGCGAGCAAGCATGGCTGCCGGCCGGAGGAGATCGGCGCCCTGGCCGACGCCATCGCCGCCGAGCCGACGCTGCGCCTGCGCGGCCTGATGGCGATCCCGGCACCGCATCCGGAGGCCGCCCGTCGCATCGCCGCATTCGTCCGCATGCAGGCGCTGCAGGACGCGCTGGCCGCACGGCACGCACAGGTCGACACACTGTCGATGGGCATGAGCGACGACTTCGCCCTGGCCATCGCGCACGGCGCCACGATGGTGCGCATCGGCACCGCGCTGTTCGGTGCGCGGCCGGCATGACCGCTTCCTTTCCACATTCTGCCCAGGACCCCAGGCCATCACGGCGTCGCCCACTTCCTCCCTGCTGACCCATCCGCTGGCCTTCATCGGCGGCGGCAATATGGCGCGCAGCCTGATCGGCGGCCTGCTGAAGCGCGGGGCCGACCCCACGCGCATCCGCGTGGCCGAACCCGCCGATGCCCTGCGCGCTGCCCTCGCCGCCGACTTCGGCGTGCAGGTCTTCGCCGACGCGAGGGAGGCCGCGCACGGCGCCGACACCTGGCTGTTCGCGGTCAAGCCGCAGGTGATGCGCGCCGTGTGCGAAGGCCTGGCGCCGCTGGCGCAGGCGCAGCGTCCGCTGGCCGTGTCCATCGCCGCCGGCATCACCACCGCGCAGATGCAGCGCTGGCTGGGCGGCGGCGTGGCCGTCGTGCGCAGCATGCCGAACACCCCTGCCCTGCTGGGCGCCGGCGTCACCGGCCTGTACGCGAGCGACGAGGTCGACGACGCCGGTCGCCAGCGCACGGCGCTGCTGCTGTCCGCCGCTGGCCCGACGGTGTGGATCGACGCCGAAGCGAAGATGGATGCCGTCACCGGCGTGTCCGGCAGCGGCCCGGCCTATGTGTTCCTGCTGGCCGAAGCGATGGAGGCGGCGGCGGTTGCGGAAGGCCTGTCGCCCGAGGCGTCGCGCACGCTGGTACTGCAGACCGTGCTGGGCGCGGCGCGCATGCTGACCGAGAGCGACGAGACGCCCGCCGAGCTGCGGCGCCGCGTGACCTCGCCGAACGGCACCACCCAGGCCGCCATCGAGACGTTCCAGGCCGGTGGCTTCGAGGCCCTGGTGGCGAAGGCGGTGCATGCGGCGACCGTACGCGGCGGCGAGCTGTCGGCAGCGAACGAGTGACGCTGCATCCCGTCCGTGCGGAACGCCGTATGCCTTCGCGTTGCCGAGGAGCCCTTGTCATGAAATGCACCTCCCTGTTCGCCGCCGCACTGATGGCCCTGCTGTCCGCCTGCTCCGGCGGCGAGGCGCCGCGCACGGCGGAGTTCGTGCAGGCCTCGCCGGCCGAAGCCGACTTCGGCACCCTGCGCGTGCGCTACAACGCGTTGCCGACGCTGGCCCTGAGCGCACCGGTGGCGAAGCAGTACGGCGTTCCGCGCGACGCCGACACCGCGCTGGTGCTGGTGGCCCTGCGCGAGATCAAGGGCGACGAGGAGGTCGATGCGGAAGGCGACGTCGCCGTCAGCGCGCACGACCTGTCCGGCGCGCGGCAGACCCTCACACTGCGCAAGGTGGACGCCGGCGGCTACACCGACCACATCGGCACCGCGCGCATCTCGCCGCGCAACTCCTACCGCTTCGAGGTGGTGGTGACGGCGGGCGGGCGCACCGAAACGGTGAAGTTCCAGCGGAATTTCTGAGGCAGGCAGCATTCGCCCGAAGGGGAGCCAGCCTGTGGGAGCGACGTAAGTCGCGATGAAGCACCGCGGTGGCCCATCGCGACTTACGTCGCTCCCAGACATGACATCCCGCATCCGACCGATGCAGCTTCCCACTCAGGTGCGCTGCGCGGCCCACGCCTGGATGATCGCCGCGATCGCCTGCACGCCCTCGGTCAACGCCGCCGGTCCCGGCTGCAGGATCAGCGGCGACTTGATTTCGTGCAGTTCGCCGTCGCGCACCGCGGGAATGGCGTCCCAGCCGGGACGCGCGGCGACGCGGTCGGGGCGGAATTTCTTGCCGCACCAAGAGCCGAGGATGATGTCGGGCGCGCGGCGCACCACCTCGCTGCCATCGGCGAGGATGCGGTGTTTGGCCAGCGATTCCTTCGCCAGCTCCGGGAACACATCGTCGCCGCCGGCGATGCCGATCAGCTCCGACACCCAGCGGATGCCGGTGATCTGCGGCTCGTCCCATTCCTCGAAATAGACCGTCGGCCGGCGCGGCAGCTGCGCGGCCTGCGCACGCACCTCATCCAGTCCACGCTGCAGGGCATCGGCATAGTCGTTGGCGCGCGCGGCGGCGCCCACCAGCGCACCGAGGCGACGCACGTAGTCGA harbors:
- a CDS encoding GGDEF domain-containing protein produces the protein MADAADDNSGISGGFRRLWSRRREAAAPASRELATTKTTARAPAISAAQLQALFAHAEEPAALLSAFADGVAGLPGELHGMGERLQSAHADNDWPRYGRALRQLVDKYIRTIQDEPLSGEAEQMRDLLHHLLVGGMEHLLRDDTTLLPQAHALADRVRQWQPAQPLAELGSELKELCQQVGLRTHEVNDAQELMRSLFDLLLENVGELIEDGSWLQDQIGAVRQLLAGPLDRTALEQTRAGLREVIYKQGLLKQGLAESKASMKEMMVTFVERLDGMASSTGEYHDRISFHAQAVRESRSIAELGKRMEDILEDTATVQAQAARARDSLLEARREVEEAERRVMNLEQELQSVSELVRVDQLTEALNRRGFDELFKRESVRALRSGQTLTLALLDLDDFRHINAAHGHLGGDAALCHVVALARNTLRATDAVARFGGEEFVLLLPETSFLEAMGTLERLRDRLAHKPLVYEGRGILVTFSAGVARWQPGESQDELLARADRAMYQAKQAGKNRVVAAPE
- a CDS encoding aspartate carbamoyltransferase catalytic subunit, whose translation is MTPQLDSDGRLRHLLTLDGLPRETLCRLIDRAGQIRDAALGRTPRRQVLDGTTVCTLFFEPSTRTRSSFHIAAQRLGADVLNFDASTSSTRKGETARDTLRNLEAMGVRGFIVRHADDGAVAALAAEAGEGTALVNAGDGRSAHPTQGLLDVLTIRQAKGADFSRLKVLMVGDVKHSRVARSDLHALRTLGAGEIRVCGPQSLLPDDGTLAGCVQGQDFDAMLQGVDVVMMLRLQRERMEEGLVSSLEDYHRDYGLTTLRLAHAARDAVVLHPGPINRGVEITDEVADGPQSLVLRQVSNGVAIRMAVLEMLLG
- the ruvX gene encoding Holliday junction resolvase RuvX, with amino-acid sequence MKLDGTVLGFDVGARRIGVAVGSAFGTGARALAVIDVHGHGPDWQAIDKLHAEWKPDGLVVGDPMTLDGGDQPIRKRAHAFARELRTRYQLPVVLVDERTSSVEASQRFALDRAEGRKRRRDAATLDAVAAAVIIERWLAAPHDATLLT
- a CDS encoding YqgE/AlgH family protein, coding for MQDAATPLANQLLIALPALSDPNFARAVTLICQHDDEGAMGVVVNRPSEYTLGEVLRQMNLASHDPRLDEQIVLAGGPVHPERGFVLHDSARAWESTLEVASGLYLTTSRDILEAMAEGEGPAHAVVALGCAGWGAGQLEYELGENSWLTVPADADLLFAVPLEQRWQTAGQRIGVDMTRLTDYSGHA
- a CDS encoding DNA-3-methyladenine glycosylase I codes for the protein MSGYCDIAPGHPLHGPYHDREYGFPQRDESVLFERLLLEINQAGLSWETMLRKRKGFRAAYSGFDVDTVARYGEQDRARLLADPGIIRNRLKVEAAIHNAQVIQQLRGTHGSFAAWLDAHHPLPKPEWIKLFKKTFRFTGGEITNEFLMSLGYLPGAHREDCPAFKRAAKQRPPWMNAAGR
- a CDS encoding glutaredoxin domain-containing protein — translated: MSRTFLVLVSILVVLGAGHHAYKHIKAKLQSSMTETAIVASSRNTVVVYGRDGCGYTRQMLASLQGRNIPVTYVDIDRPGASQAFHERFDGSGLADHRGYALPVVEVDGEAHARPSPDVVAYHFQTRD
- a CDS encoding PilT/PilU family type 4a pilus ATPase; this translates as MSTIDFTSFLKLMAHQKASDLFITSGMPPSIKVHGKISPITQTPLTSQQSRDLVLNVMTPAQREEFEKTHECNFAIGVAGVGRFRVSCFYQRNQVGMVLRRIETRIPTIEELNLPPVIKTLAMTKRGIILFVGATGTGKSTSLAAMIGYRNQNSTGHIITIEDPIEFVHKHEGCIITQREVGIDTDSWEAALKNTLRQAPDVIMIGEVRTREGMDHAIAFAETGHLVLCTLHANNANQAMDRIINFFPEDRRQQLLMDLSLNLKGVVAQQLIPTPDGKARRVAMEILLGTPLVQDYIRDGEVHKLKEVMKESTNLGMKTFDQALFELYQAGEISYEDALRFADSQNEVRLRIKLAQGGDARTLAQGLDGVEIAEVR
- a CDS encoding type IV pilus twitching motility protein PilT, which produces MDIAELLAFSVKNKASDLHLSAGLPPMIRVDGDVRRINIPALDHKQVHSLVYDIMSDKQRRDFEEFLEVDFSFEIPSLARFRVNAFNQNRGAGAVFRTIPSDVLTLEDLGCPPLFRELIQQPQGLILVTGPTGSGKSTTLAAMIDHINKNEYGHILSVEDPIEFVHTSQKCLINQREVHRDTHGFNEALRSALREDPDYILVGELRDLETIRLALTAAETGHLVFATLHTSSAAKTIDRIIDVFPAGEKPMVRSMLSESLRAVISQALLKKIGGGRTAAWEIMVGTPAIRNLIREDKVAQMYSAIQTGQNYGMMTLDQHLQDLVKRSLITRQQAKEYAKEKRLFE
- a CDS encoding YggS family pyridoxal phosphate-dependent enzyme encodes the protein MLADTLSETLQRLENAANAAHRPAPALLAVSKRQTASAVAELARAGQRAFGENYVQEAQDKIGELAGMGLEWHLIGHLQSNKADIAARLFDWVQTVDRHKLIGALSRYRPADRAPLNVLIQVNIDDEASKHGCRPEEIGALADAIAAEPTLRLRGLMAIPAPHPEAARRIAAFVRMQALQDALAARHAQVDTLSMGMSDDFALAIAHGATMVRIGTALFGARPA
- the proC gene encoding pyrroline-5-carboxylate reductase; its protein translation is MTASPTSSLLTHPLAFIGGGNMARSLIGGLLKRGADPTRIRVAEPADALRAALAADFGVQVFADAREAAHGADTWLFAVKPQVMRAVCEGLAPLAQAQRPLAVSIAAGITTAQMQRWLGGGVAVVRSMPNTPALLGAGVTGLYASDEVDDAGRQRTALLLSAAGPTVWIDAEAKMDAVTGVSGSGPAYVFLLAEAMEAAAVAEGLSPEASRTLVLQTVLGAARMLTESDETPAELRRRVTSPNGTTQAAIETFQAGGFEALVAKAVHAATVRGGELSAANE
- a CDS encoding DUF4426 domain-containing protein — its product is MKCTSLFAAALMALLSACSGGEAPRTAEFVQASPAEADFGTLRVRYNALPTLALSAPVAKQYGVPRDADTALVLVALREIKGDEEVDAEGDVAVSAHDLSGARQTLTLRKVDAGGYTDHIGTARISPRNSYRFEVVVTAGGRTETVKFQRNF
- a CDS encoding cobalamin-binding protein: MGPRRIVCLTEEPTETLYALGEQDRIVGISGFTVRPPQARKEKPKVSAFTSAKIGEILKLQPDLAIGFSDIQADIAAELVRQGVEVWISNHRSVDGIVDYVRRLGALVGAAARANDYADALQRGLDEVRAQAAQLPRRPTVYFEEWDEPQITGIRWVSELIGIAGGDDVFPELAKESLAKHRILADGSEVVRRAPDIILGSWCGKKFRPDRVAARPGWDAIPAVRDGELHEIKSPLILQPGPAALTEGVQAIAAIIQAWAAQRT